The Solanum dulcamara chromosome 6, daSolDulc1.2, whole genome shotgun sequence genome contains the following window.
TGTTAGTGTGGACGATTTAGAAGATATAATCGGAGGACATGTATGGTTAGGTTCCATTTGTATACTTGGTGGAATCTGGCATATCTTAACCAAACCCTTCGCATGGGCTCGACGCGCACTTGTATGGTCTGGAGAGGCTTACTTATCTTATTGTTTAGGGGCTTTAGCCGTCTTTGGTTTCATTGCTTATTGTTTTGTCTGGTTCAATAATACCGCTTATCCTAGTGAATTTTATGGGCCTACTGGACCAGAAGCTTCTCAAGCTCAAGCATTTACTTTTCTAGTTAGAGACCAACGTCTTGGGGCTAACGTGGGATCCGCTCAAGGACCTACTGGTTTAGGTAAATATCTAATGCGTTCCCCGACCGGAGAAGTCATTTTTGGAGGAGAAACTATGCGTTTTTGGGATCTGCGTGCTCCATGGTTAGAGCCTCTAAGGGGTCCAAATGGGTTAGACTTGAGTAGGTTGAAAAAAGACATACAACCTTGGCAGGAACGACGTTCCGCGGAATATATGACTCATGATCCTTTAGGTTCTTTAAATTCTGTGGGTGGTGTAGCTACCAAGATCAATGCAGTCAATTATGTCTCTCCTAGAAGTTCGTTAGCTACCTCTCATTTTGTTCTAGGATTCTTCTTCTTTGTAGGTCATTTGTGGCACGCAGGAAGGGCTCGTGCAGCTGCAGCAGGATTTGAAAAAGGAATTGATCGTGACTTTGAACCTATTCTTTCCATGACCCCTCTTAATTGATATGACACAGGAGATCCAATGCTTGAATGAAGTACAAATTACTTTGCTTGAATCATCCATCTTGGAATCAGCTTAAgtattccttttttcttttttttcaactcATTTATTTTATCTAATTTATATCTAATCTATTTTTCTTGCTTGGCTAGGTGGGATAGCCGAGCCATTCCCCTTTCTTTCGGATAGCAGATTGGGCAAAACCACTAAAGAAAAAAATCTATTCAATTAGCAAAAAAGGAGAGAGAGGGATTCGAACCCTCGATAGTTCTTTGTTCAAAACTATACCGGTTTTCAAGACCGGGGCTATCAACCACTCAGCCATCTCTCCGAaagactatttttatttttttcctccgaATAGAACATGGCTATAAGGGTGGATACCCCCACTATCGGTAGAAAGATCTCAAGTGTGAATCCACCGGTCCATCTATCTatccgtatatatatatacgatctAGCATGTCCATTtgtgaaataaaaaagaaaatttcatttCCCCCCACCACAAATAAAGTGCGAAAGGGGGAGTAGTAATAAGTCATATAGAATCAATGGATTCATGATAAAGTAAAATCCCTCGATGACATATTTTAtcacaattaatattttttggctgATAGAGGGATAAAATGGTATATAGTTCATTTGTTGGTAGCTTGGAGGATTAAAAGCATGACTCTTGCTTTCCAATTGGCTGTTTTTGCATTAATTGCTTCTTCATTAATCTTATTGATTAGCGTACCCGTTGTATTTGCTTCTCCTGATGGCTGGTCAAGTAACAAAAATGTTGTATTTTCTGGTACATACTTATGGATTGGATTAGTCTTTCTGGTGGGTATCCTTAATTCTctcatctcttgaacctattcgTCGCAGACCCAAAACCAAAATGACCCCCCTAATTTTTCGCGGTTGTGAGACACATTAAATTTGAATCTAAGTCCCCAAAGACAAagcaaatcaaataaagaaaaccaaaaaaattagaGGGGGGTCAAACTTCTTGAATAAAAAGAATACAATTAACAAAATGGACCTTCTACATCaaagacttggtgggggctaaaACATGTcactagctcaccctcaaaataagtgtcaagaaatgccttaataaaaatcttaatgttttatataacataagcttagaataaaaatgaTGTTTTTCCTGAACcataggaactcaccacaagaaatCTTCAAACAAATTCGAGCAAGCCACATGGAGGAGGTCGGGGAGCGACGTCGgttcctatatggtgatatcatgtaggcaaaagtatgcgttactactttgaatgtactaagt
Protein-coding sequences here:
- the LOC129892921 gene encoding photosystem II CP43 reaction center protein, which gives rise to MNLFEVAHFVPEKPMYEQVLILLPHLATLGWGVGPGGEVIDTFPYFVSGVLHLISSAVLGFGGIYHALLGPETLEESFPFFGYVWKDRNKMTTILGIHLILLGIGAFLLVFKALYFGGIYDTWAPGGGDVRKITNLTLSLSIIFGYLLKSPFGRKGWIVSVDDLEDIIGGHVWLGSICILGGIWHILTKPFAWARRALVWSGEAYLSYCLGALAVFGFIAYCFVWFNNTAYPSEFYGPTGPEASQAQAFTFLVRDQRLGANVGSAQGPTGLGKYLMRSPTGEVIFGGETMRFWDLRAPWLEPLRGPNGLDLSRLKKDIQPWQERRSAEYMTHDPLGSLNSVGGVATKINAVNYVSPRSSLATSHFVLGFFFFVGHLWHAGRARAAAAGFEKGIDRDFEPILSMTPLN